The Brassica oleracea var. oleracea cultivar TO1000 chromosome C7, BOL, whole genome shotgun sequence sequence TCGTTAAATGCTTAGAGTGAGCTAGAATGTATGTCAAGAATTCTTCCTCTTCTTCTCCATCTTCATATTCTATCCACTCAAATATTTCGAGTGTTGAGGACAAGCATCCGGGAACATAGTTGGGTTGGTTCCATGTAAGTAGAACATCCTCGTATCGATCTCTGTATGCCTGAGAAACAACTATATATGGCTAAGCAAAAAAAATTTCTTTTATTTCAATTAATACTGTGGTGGAAGAAGAGGATACGTACATCATCAACGGTAAGATTTCTTAGTTTCGGAGCATTTCCAAGTAAAAGCATAAGTGGTTCCAACCAATCTGAATCCTCTGGGTCTATTATTAACTTTACAAGTCGAGAAAAGTTGACGGTGCTACAACAGACAAGCTGCAATGATACAAAGCAAAGAGTAAGTTGATGCGAACAATATTATATGTAGAGATAGAGAAAGAGAGCTACCGTTTCATGATTCAAGCACAACTCAAGAGACAAGACAGAAGAAAAAGATCTTAAAAGTTTTTCACCAGGGCAAGAGTTAGAACTGAGATATGCACCCTTAAGACAAGGCATATGATTGGTCGAGCAGTAGTCTCTCGAAGTATCCATGACGTGGAATTCTTCCAATGCCGGAGTATCAATAACTAAGCACCTACCATTGTCTTCTTCTTCAACATCATTGTTCATAAAGCAATTGTGATATAATAAGCACCATAAGGAAGGAACTTTCACGGTCAACGTTTTCAAATTGTCATCCTTTTTTCGTGTCACAAACAAAGCCTTGAGAGCAGGGCAGCTAATCGATAGAAACCTACGGAGAGAATCGTCGTCTTTATACACCACAGAGGAAAGCTCGAGTTTTTTTAGGGATGGAAGACAAGAAGAATAAGGGAAATCCACAAGAATCTTGTGGGAGAGAGAAAGTTCCCTGAGAGATTCACATGAGTAAAGGCTGTTGGGCAATCTCGTTGGATCTGCGGACCATACAAGCTCGAAAATTATCTCACGTACGCGACGATCAACA is a genomic window containing:
- the LOC106305304 gene encoding putative FBD-associated F-box protein At1g05080, with protein sequence MSEAKVEERVCEDRISELPDDLIVAILSLIPTKDAVATMFMSKRWLSIWTIVPILDYKDEKEGRNSVWSFLHKSLQYHKAPLVDTLAVLLGSQCPTDVDVGKCVANVVDRRVREIIFELVWSADPTRLPNSLYSCESLRELSLSHKILVDFPYSSCLPSLKKLELSSVVYKDDDSLRRFLSISCPALKALFVTRKKDDNLKTLTVKVPSLWCLLYHNCFMNNDVEEEDNGRCLVIDTPALEEFHVMDTSRDYCSTNHMPCLKGAYLSSNSCPGEKLLRSFSSVLSLELCLNHETLVCCSTVNFSRLVKLIIDPEDSDWLEPLMLLLGNAPKLRNLTVDDAYRDRYEDVLLTWNQPNYVPGCLSSTLEIFEWIEYEDGEEEEEFLTYILAHSKHLTTATISLRPSYDLQEQGLIIEELKDIPRVSTSSQLLFR